The Lewinellaceae bacterium nucleotide sequence CACTGTTTTTCTTTTTTCTTTCCTTTATTCAGGCACAGTCTCCTCAGGCTTTCAACTACCAGGCGGTTGCGAGAGATGCGAACAACAACCCCTACCTGAGTACGACTTTGAGTCTTCGGATAAGTTTATTGCGCAATAGCGAATTCGGGATCACTGATTTCTCCGAACGCCACCTTGTCACCACGAGCGACCTGGGTGTTTTTACGCTGAATATTGGAAAAGGTACTGTTTTGACCGGAATTTTTGACGCTGTTGACTGGGCCTCTCATTCTTATTACTTAAAGGTGGAAATGGATCCTTCCGGCGGCACCAACTATTTGGACATGGGCGTGAGCCAGTTACTCTCTGTACCCTACGCCCTGTATGCCCGTGAATCAGGCGACGGAGAAACCGATTATGATACCGACCCCGAGAATGAAATCCAAAGCCTTTCTTTGAATGGTAATGCCTTAATCCTTTCCAACGGCGGTGGTTTTGTGACCCTGCCTGAGGATATGGATAACCAGACATTGACCGTTTCGGGCACCAACCTGATCATTGAACATGGCAATACAGTTGATTTATCTGTTTTGCAGGACGGCGTAACGGATGCGGATGCCGACCCTGAAAACGAACTTCAAACCTTATCTTTTGATATTACGACCAACGAACTTTCTTTGTCCAACGGAAATACTATATCTATTCCCACCGGAGGAACAGATGCCGATGCCAATCCGTTGAACGAGCTACAAAACCTCTCGCTGGACGGCTCTATTCTGACCTTGTCCGATGATGGAGGAAGCGTGGATTTATCAATCCTCCAGGATGGTGTTACGGATGCGGATGCCAATCCATATAACGAAATTCAGACCCTCAGTAAATCCGGCAATACAGTGACCCTTTCCAATGGCGGCGGCTCTTTTGTAGATGACGTTACCGATGCCGATTCAAACCCCCAAAATGAACTACAGCAACTGAGTTTAAATGCCAACATCCTTTCGCTTTCCAATGGTGGTGGAAGCGTGGAATTGCCAACAGACGAAGCGTCCAGCCTCTGGTCAGAAAATGACTCAGGCATAGATTATCCAAGCGGCAATGTAGGCATTAACACCACAACACCTTACGCTGCCCTTGAGGTGTACAACGATGATAGTGATTGGGAAGCCGGTTATTTCTACCTGTCGAATACTGCGAATGGCTACTCGGCGCTGGCTGGCATCACGGAAGGCTCGGGATCAGGTGTTTCAGGAACTTCCTTAGGCGAGGGTGCCGGAGGTTTCTTTGAAAATGATAATGATAACAACCTGGCACTGCAAACGGGAGCAGGCAGGGTGGGCATCGGGACAGATGAAGCCGACGGGCGGATGGAAATTTACCATAATTCTACCCCTTCAGATCCTACCCTGTTACTCCGGGAAGAAGCCAACGATTACGCACGCCTGGATTTCAAAAACACCTTCAATGGTAATAAAAAATGGTCGATCGGCGGTTATGCTGGCAGTTCAGATTATAGCTCAAAACTCAGTTTCCAGTTCAAACAGGACGGTTATGCCGGTCAGGACCACCTGACCATTCTCGGTGATGGTTTTGTCGGCATCGGCAATACTAATCCTGACCAATCCCTGGTAGTGGGCCAAAACATTGGCACCGGCTGGAGCATTCCTGCTATCACCGTGGGCGATAATACCGGAGGCGCTATCGAAGTCGGCAACAGTCAGTACAGTCTTAGTATAGATGCTGCTTCGCCTTATAACAGGATCGCCTCCACCTCTCCCGACGGTTTTGGATTGGGAGAAATCGAAATGCGTACCTCGGGGATTGCCATCGGAGAAAGTCCGGGCAGCCCTGCAGGATATATGATGGCTCTCGTTCACGAAGATTACGGTTTGCTCATCGAACGTGCCGGCACCTCAAACAATTGGGAGATTTACGCGGTAGATAATCCCAACCATAACCTCAGCCTGTTTTCCAATGGTTATTTCCGTGGAGAATTTGACGGTACTTCCGGCGAATACTACTCCGTTTCTGATCGTAACCTGAAACAAAATATTAACCCAATTGGGAATGTGCTCGATCAGGTGATGCAATTGAAAGCTTCACGTTATCAATACAAAGACAACAACCCCGGGCAAAAGCAATCCATCGGCTTCATCGCCCAGGATGTTCAGCAATTGTTCCCAGAGCTTGTCACCGTCAGTGAAGATAAACGCTCGGAAGGCATCCATGCGGTAAATTATGCAGGTTTCAGCATCCTGGCCATCAAAGCCATCCAGGAGCAACAGACACAGATTGAAGCACTCAACGCTGAGCTGGAAGCCCAAAAAAAGAAGGCGGAAGCGTTGGAGGCCAGGCTTGTGAGATTGGAGCGGTTGTTGGAGGAATAGTATTACAGAACCGCAAATATGAGTCATCCCGAATTTCATCTAATCAGATTAAATTCGGGATGAACTGTGTTCATCTCCAAATTTTTTTCGGAAAATCAGAAAATTTTATTTGGCAAAATAATGTTTTAGTCTGTATTCCGGATCAAATTTTTGTCCAGTTATAGCTATAGTGAAAGCGATTTTCAGCAACTTATTGGCCACCGCAATCATGGCTACTTTAAATGGTTTTTTCTTTGCAATATAGAGTCTTTCAAATAGTTCCTTACATACAGGGTTAAACCTTTTGGCACTTAAAGCACATTCATAAAGTAACTTTCGAAGATAGGATGACCCTAACTTGCAGATGTGTGAAGCTCCCTTAACACTTACTCCTGACTCGTATGTCCGAGGAGCTAACCCCACATAGGCTATCAAAGCTTTATATGATCCAAACTTGGTAAAGCCTCCAGTTATTAGGATTAAGGTGGCTACCGTTTTGGGACCTAAACCGGGAATTGATCGTAAAGAAGCCTCTAATTCTTTGTAATGTTCTTTAATGCTATTATTGATAAGGCATTGTATTTCTTGTAAATGTTTCTCTAATTTTACTATTTGGCACTTTATTATTTCAAGGGCTTCTTTACTGGGGTCTGGTACAAGTTCAAAGTTTTTTTGTTGATTGATTAATGCCGTCTTTTGTTTTGTTAATTGTGCAGAAACTGTCATTAACTGTTGAAGTTGTCTTAAATGTGTCGGTGGAGCTGTCCAACTTTCAGGCTTAAATACTTGGCCATACTGGGCAATAACATAAGCATCTACCCTATCTGTTTTTGCCCTCTTGAGATTCAATCGAGAAAAATACTTTACACGCAAAGGGTTGACTACACTAACACGTTTATCATGCTCAACTAAATATAATGCCAACCCTACATGATAAGATCCCGTTGCTTCTATTATGCATAAGTCCTGATCACTAAGGTTTTTAGCAAACTTTTGCCAACCTTGAGCATCATTATTAAAACGGCTTTCTTCTAATAGAGCCCCTTGTGATAAAACGCAGACATCAAAACTATCTTTTGATATGTCAATTCCTACAAAACGATCAGATTGTTTCATACTAAATCGGTAAATTTGTGTTGATAAAATAACTTCTGTTATGCCTCATCTATCTTACTCAGGCTTTTTGCCTAACAAACTGTCCGAGGTGAAACAGAGAAAAGGAAGCGGGACTGGCTATCCCGAACTGTCTTAATGACAAATGACTCATTATAGTCTTATGCCGCTTCCTTATTTTTTCATTTCAAATTTACCAAATTTAATTTCCTGCCCCTAAGGTAAGATGACTCATGTTTGCGGTTCTGACAATCTACTCAACCAATTTCCCATCGCGGGCAAAAATATTCAAAATGGCGCTATCATTACGTAAATCAGGAATGGAACCATCCAACACTTCCCCCGGATAACCCAGTCTGACTTCCAGGTAGCCGTTATATGCCACGTTCAGAGGCTCAATAACTACCCAATCACAGGATTGAGAAGAATACGCCGGGTAGAAATATCCGGTATAAACCAAGGCCCCATTCGCCAATAAAACAAAGCCGACTCCATCCACAGGATAATCTCTGTTTTTGACAATATCAACGCCTTGTTCTGTCAAGGCAAACCTATGGTTCTGAGGATTATAAGAAATCAGGTCCATATAGGACAAAAAGGGAATACTCATCCATTCTACTGTTGAAGGATCAATTTCACATGAATTGCCCACCGTTTCAAAATTGGTAATCAGATGAAAAGCTACCTCACCCGTTGGAGGATCATCACTGTCCTGCCGACAAGCAGAAAACAGGGCCATCATCGTAAAGAAATACAATAATTTTTTCATAAGCCTTATTTTTTTTGAATGATCCTAAAATTACAAATTTTCACAGCATAAATACTGTAAAAATTTGTACTAATCCTTCTTCACCGTACTTCGTCTACCGAAAAAAAATTAATCATTACACTTAATATTCAACTCCTTCATCTGTCCGTCGGGCATAAGCATGAAATATTTATGTTTTTCCACCTTAACTTCCACGGTTTTTGGCGTTTCCGGCTTTGGCGTAAAATTCATCTTCAGGTTAAGCGTGAATTGAACCACAGGCTCATTGATCACAGGGTTGATCACTACGTCAAAGTTTTTATAGGAAATGGGATTATAAAAGAGGGAAGTTTGCTTTTTTACTTCTTTCAACCCTTTGCTTTGCTTGACGGCTTCCAGGGAATAGCTGCTAAAAGCCTGGTAGTTGGAATAAGCATCGTGAGGCGTAATGGCGGCCCGCTGTTCTGAAAAGATCATATTGAATTGGTCAAAATCAATTCCAATGGCTTTGTAAAAACTTTTTTTGGATGCTACAATACGCAGAGCCGCCTGCTGGAGGGAATCGTAAATGGCTTCCAGGTCGTCCACAAAATAATCGACCTTCACCAGGTCGTAGATCTCATTGTCCGCACATAAGGTAATGATGTCGTCCAGAATGCCCGGTTCCACATAGTTGATATGGAGGTTTTTTTGGATCTCGAATCCTTTGGGGACTTCGTTGTAAGTTTTGCTGAAAAGCTTTTTTTCCACTTCAACTTCATAAACAGGAACAAACGATACCATATCAATATGCACGTCCTTACGATCAATCCCCAAGGCCATTACGCCTTTAATGATTTTCTCAATACGGGAATTGATGAGATTGTTGGTGGAATCTGAGGTTCCGCCAACCTGGGTTACATTAAAAACTGCGGTATAGGAGGATGCCTTTACATTCATCAGGGCATTGACTTCCACCCCTACGTAAGGTGATGGCTGACCGGCACGAACCGGCTGCCGGCTGTTCATGGCCACATAATTTTGATTGCCGGCATGTTGTGCGATGATCAATTGAGGTATGAAAAGCAGGAAAAAAAGGAAAGGTTTGAGTTTCATTGTTTTTTATTTGAATGATGATCAATTAATTAACAAGACAAAGGTAAACGGCTGAAAAGGCAAAAAAAACCTGCAATGAGTGTAGCCCCCGTCCGGATGAGGCAAGTGATCCCTTTACCGGATTAACCCTGTTTTCATGGCCAAAATGTGCGCAAAATTGAGTCCTTTAAAAAATCTTACATTTTTAAATGATAGCAAAAGTGTGTAGTTTTGAAAATGAAAATCGGAGGCGGACAGGAGTTGCGGCCCGCTGACAAACGAAAGAATACAAACAAAAAAATGACAAGAATACTTTCCTTCATATTGTTCTTCCTCTTATGCGTTGCGGTCACGACAACGGAGGGGCAGACGATGAACGAAAGTAAAAAGATCCAATCTGTCCCCAAAAATATGAGTTATGGAATGTTACTGGACTCCGCACGGCATTACCTGAAAGTCGATGCAGATCTAAGCATTCAATACGTGGAGGAATCACTGAGAAGCCTCAATACAAAAAAGGTGCGCAGCAATGGAGAAGTGGCCGCTTCCTATGCCCTTTTAGGAGACATTTATTTTTTCTGGAAGGCGTATGACCTGGCGGCCAGTAATTACGAAATCGCCCTGAAGGATATGCGATCCACTGATGACATTATTCCCGTGAAATTAAACCTGGCAAGATGTTTTACCCTCGAAAAAGCCTATGACAAAAGCAATCAAATTCTTTTTTCCCTCCAAAAAGAACGAAAGCTCAGCCCCGCCCAAAATGTCGGCATCAAGGAAGGGATGGGAGACAATTTTCGGGGCCTTGGAAAAATGGACCAGGCACTGGAATTTTATAATGAAGGGCTGGACATTGCCTCCAAAAATAATTTGTCCGGTAAAATCATCGACCTGAACACCAAAATCGGGGAGGTTTATTTTAAAAAAGGGGATGCCAGCAATGCGGAACGCTTTTACAGCAATTCCGTCAATGTGGCCCAGCAGCAAAGTGTGCAGCAGGAGGTCATTCAAAATGAAAAATTGTCCGACTACTACCGCAGCAGCAACCAACTGGACAAAGAGATTGACCTGCGGAAATCCAACCTTAAAAAGGTAGAATCCCTGCCCGGAAATTCGGCAGATACGCTTACCACCCAATCCCTCAATTACGATATTGCGGATGCCTACGTGACTCAA carries:
- a CDS encoding tail fiber domain-containing protein translates to MKKLFTISALFFFFLSFIQAQSPQAFNYQAVARDANNNPYLSTTLSLRISLLRNSEFGITDFSERHLVTTSDLGVFTLNIGKGTVLTGIFDAVDWASHSYYLKVEMDPSGGTNYLDMGVSQLLSVPYALYARESGDGETDYDTDPENEIQSLSLNGNALILSNGGGFVTLPEDMDNQTLTVSGTNLIIEHGNTVDLSVLQDGVTDADADPENELQTLSFDITTNELSLSNGNTISIPTGGTDADANPLNELQNLSLDGSILTLSDDGGSVDLSILQDGVTDADANPYNEIQTLSKSGNTVTLSNGGGSFVDDVTDADSNPQNELQQLSLNANILSLSNGGGSVELPTDEASSLWSENDSGIDYPSGNVGINTTTPYAALEVYNDDSDWEAGYFYLSNTANGYSALAGITEGSGSGVSGTSLGEGAGGFFENDNDNNLALQTGAGRVGIGTDEADGRMEIYHNSTPSDPTLLLREEANDYARLDFKNTFNGNKKWSIGGYAGSSDYSSKLSFQFKQDGYAGQDHLTILGDGFVGIGNTNPDQSLVVGQNIGTGWSIPAITVGDNTGGAIEVGNSQYSLSIDAASPYNRIASTSPDGFGLGEIEMRTSGIAIGESPGSPAGYMMALVHEDYGLLIERAGTSNNWEIYAVDNPNHNLSLFSNGYFRGEFDGTSGEYYSVSDRNLKQNINPIGNVLDQVMQLKASRYQYKDNNPGQKQSIGFIAQDVQQLFPELVTVSEDKRSEGIHAVNYAGFSILAIKAIQEQQTQIEALNAELEAQKKKAEALEARLVRLERLLEE
- a CDS encoding IS110 family transposase gives rise to the protein MKQSDRFVGIDISKDSFDVCVLSQGALLEESRFNNDAQGWQKFAKNLSDQDLCIIEATGSYHVGLALYLVEHDKRVSVVNPLRVKYFSRLNLKRAKTDRVDAYVIAQYGQVFKPESWTAPPTHLRQLQQLMTVSAQLTKQKTALINQQKNFELVPDPSKEALEIIKCQIVKLEKHLQEIQCLINNSIKEHYKELEASLRSIPGLGPKTVATLILITGGFTKFGSYKALIAYVGLAPRTYESGVSVKGASHICKLGSSYLRKLLYECALSAKRFNPVCKELFERLYIAKKKPFKVAMIAVANKLLKIAFTIAITGQKFDPEYRLKHYFAK
- a CDS encoding SIMPL domain-containing protein; this encodes MKLKPFLFFLLFIPQLIIAQHAGNQNYVAMNSRQPVRAGQPSPYVGVEVNALMNVKASSYTAVFNVTQVGGTSDSTNNLINSRIEKIIKGVMALGIDRKDVHIDMVSFVPVYEVEVEKKLFSKTYNEVPKGFEIQKNLHINYVEPGILDDIITLCADNEIYDLVKVDYFVDDLEAIYDSLQQAALRIVASKKSFYKAIGIDFDQFNMIFSEQRAAITPHDAYSNYQAFSSYSLEAVKQSKGLKEVKKQTSLFYNPISYKNFDVVINPVINEPVVQFTLNLKMNFTPKPETPKTVEVKVEKHKYFMLMPDGQMKELNIKCND